In Crassostrea angulata isolate pt1a10 chromosome 4, ASM2561291v2, whole genome shotgun sequence, one genomic interval encodes:
- the LOC128180416 gene encoding platelet endothelial aggregation receptor 1-like isoform X1, translated as MYPPNNGMLKCGRIIRIQTKMIDKSCINGLIFLIFTYGVNTECPSFPSLICCPDSVWNDEQNSCVGCPAGSQGPNCAVSCVPPYYGKECQLTCACKGGETCHPSFGCVLLTTTTTIEITTKMSTTEGGIRTTEIDVTKFGSSVTTKTENVAVGVTLPTSTGNRKSLANSDSQNDTATLQKITLIGIFVLCGLFIVLFAVFVGTQIRSKCFNKNTLRTQSTTGVNLNSYDVINADQPPGVDDLSQVNTKPGQRDSHYTEIDNYTEHIHMKNNDPLPCQSNINVHLQAEDAMTQDRTLPKYVEIVGSPKNSTQDPGNEFLTMSERTYSKQLYLSAV; from the exons atgtatccacCCAACAATGGGATGTTGAAATGCGGAAGAATAATAAGAATCCAGactaaaatgattgataaatcTTGTATAAAcggtttaatatttttaatttttacctaTGGAGTTAACACAGAATGCCCAAG TTTCCCCAGCTTAATTTGTTGTCCAGACTCTGTATGGAACGATGAACAGAACAGTTGCGTCG GTTGCCCAGCAGGCTCTCAGGGTCCAAACTGTGCTGTATCTTGTGTTCCTCCTTACTACGGAAAAGAATGTCAGTTAACATGTGCTTGCAAAGGAGGTGAAACCTGTCACCCATCTTTTGGTTGTGTCCTActgacaacaacaacaacaatagaaataacaacaaaaatgtCAACAACTGAAG GTGGTATCAGGACAACAGAAATTGACGTTACAAAATTTGGTTCAAGCGTAACAACCAAAACAGAAAACGTAGCTGTTGGCGTAACCTTACCAACAAGTACGGGAAATCGGAAGTCCCTTGCAAACAGTGATTCACAAAATGACACGGCCACCTTACAAAAGATCACGCTGATCGGAATATTTGTGCTCTGTGGTTTGTTCATTGTATTGTTCGCTGTCTTTGTTGGAACACAGATTCGATCGAAATGTTTCAACAAAAACACACTTAGAACCCAAAGCACCACGGGAGTAAATTTGAATtcatatgacgtcatcaatgcaGACCAGCCCCCGGGGGTAGACGACTTGTCTCAGGTAAACACAAAACCTGGACAGAGAGATTCCCATTACACTGAAATTGATAATTATACTGAACATATCCACATGAAAAACAATGATCCACTTCCGTGTCAATCAAACATCAACGTTCATTTACAGGCGGAAGATGCGATGACACAGGACAGAACCCTGCCAAAGTACGTTGAGATTGTTGGATCCCCCAAGAATAGTACACAAGACCCTGGGAATGAGTTTTTAACGATGAGTGAACGTACTTATTCCAAGCAGCTGTACCTGTCAgcagtttga
- the LOC128180416 gene encoding platelet endothelial aggregation receptor 1-like isoform X2, translating to MYPPNNGMLKCGRIIRIQTKMIDKSCINGLIFLIFTYGVNTECPSFPSLICCPDSVWNDEQNSCVGCPAGSQGPNCAVSCVPPYYGKECQLTCACKGGETCHPSFGCVLLTTTTTIEITTKMSTTEGGIRTTEIDVTKFGSSVTTKTENVAVGVTLPTSTGNRKSLANSDSQNDTATLQKITLIGIFVLCGLFIVLFAVFVGTQIRSKCFNKNTLRTQSTTGVNLNSYDVINADQPPGVDDLSQAEDAMTQDRTLPKYVEIVGSPKNSTQDPGNEFLTMSERTYSKQLYLSAV from the exons atgtatccacCCAACAATGGGATGTTGAAATGCGGAAGAATAATAAGAATCCAGactaaaatgattgataaatcTTGTATAAAcggtttaatatttttaatttttacctaTGGAGTTAACACAGAATGCCCAAG TTTCCCCAGCTTAATTTGTTGTCCAGACTCTGTATGGAACGATGAACAGAACAGTTGCGTCG GTTGCCCAGCAGGCTCTCAGGGTCCAAACTGTGCTGTATCTTGTGTTCCTCCTTACTACGGAAAAGAATGTCAGTTAACATGTGCTTGCAAAGGAGGTGAAACCTGTCACCCATCTTTTGGTTGTGTCCTActgacaacaacaacaacaatagaaataacaacaaaaatgtCAACAACTGAAG GTGGTATCAGGACAACAGAAATTGACGTTACAAAATTTGGTTCAAGCGTAACAACCAAAACAGAAAACGTAGCTGTTGGCGTAACCTTACCAACAAGTACGGGAAATCGGAAGTCCCTTGCAAACAGTGATTCACAAAATGACACGGCCACCTTACAAAAGATCACGCTGATCGGAATATTTGTGCTCTGTGGTTTGTTCATTGTATTGTTCGCTGTCTTTGTTGGAACACAGATTCGATCGAAATGTTTCAACAAAAACACACTTAGAACCCAAAGCACCACGGGAGTAAATTTGAATtcatatgacgtcatcaatgcaGACCAGCCCCCGGGGGTAGACGACTTGTCTCAG GCGGAAGATGCGATGACACAGGACAGAACCCTGCCAAAGTACGTTGAGATTGTTGGATCCCCCAAGAATAGTACACAAGACCCTGGGAATGAGTTTTTAACGATGAGTGAACGTACTTATTCCAAGCAGCTGTACCTGTCAgcagtttga